One segment of Macaca fascicularis isolate 582-1 chromosome 2, T2T-MFA8v1.1 DNA contains the following:
- the EXOSC7 gene encoding exosome complex component RRP42 isoform X1, producing the protein MASVALSEAEKVYIVHGVQEDLRVDGRGCEDYRCVEVETDVVSNTSGSARVKLGHTDILVGVKAEMGTPKLEKPNEGYLEFFVDCSANATPEFEGRGGDDLGTEIANTLYRIFNNKSSVDLKTLCISPREHCWVLYVDVLLLECGGNLFDAISIAVKAALFNTSIPRVRVLEDEEGSKDIELSDDPYDCIRLSVENVPCIVTLCKIGYRHVVDATLQEEACSLASLLVSVTSKGVVTCMRKVGKGSLDPESIFEMMETGKRVGKVLHASLQSVLHKEESLGPKRQKVGFLG; encoded by the exons GAAGACCTCCGCGTGGATGGCCGTGGCTGTGAGGACTACCGATGTGTTGAAGTGGAAACCGATGTGGTGTCCAACACCAGTGGGTCCGCCAGGGTCAAGCTG GGTCACACAGACATCTTGGTGGGCGTGAAAGCAGAAATGGGGACGCCGAAGCTGGAGAAACCAAATGAAGGCTACTTGGAGTTCTTTGTTGACTG TTCAGCCAATGCTACCCCTGAATTTGAAGGTAGAGGAGGTGATGACCTTGGCACCGAGATCGCTAACACCCTCTATCGGATATTTAACAATAAAAGCAGTGTCGACTTGAAGACCCTCTGCATTAGTCCTCGGGAGCACTGCTGGGTTCTCTATGTGGATGTGCTA CTGCTGGAATGTGGTGGAAATTTGTTTGATGCCATTTCCATTGCTGTAAAGGCTGCTCTCTTCAATACAAG CATACCAAGAGTTCGAGTTCTGGAGGATGAAGAGGGGTCGAAGGACATCGAATTGTCTGATGACCCTTATGACTGCATACGACTAAGTGTGGAGAATGTCCCCTGTATTGTCACTCTGTGCAAG ATTGGCTATCGGCATGTGGTGGATGCTACTCTTCAGGAGGAGGCCTGCTCGCTGGCCAGCTTGCTGGTATCGGTGACCAGCAAGGGAGTTGTGACGTGCATGAGGAAAGTGGGGAAGGGCAGCCTGGACCCAGAGAGCATCTTCGAGATGATGGAG ACTGGCAAGCGTGTGGGCAAAGTGCTGCATGCCTCCTTGCAGAGTGTTTTGCACAAGGAAGAAAGCCTGGGACCCAAGAGACAGAAAGTTGGATTCCTGGGATGA
- the EXOSC7 gene encoding exosome complex component RRP42 isoform X2 — protein MASVALSEAEKVYIVHGVQEDLRVDGRGCEDYRCVEVETDVVSNTSGSARVKLGHTDILVGVKAEMGTPKLEKPNEGYLEFFVDCSANATPEFEGRGGDDLGTEIANTLYRIFNNKSSVDLKTLCISPREHCWVLYVDVLLLECGGNLFDAISIAVKAALFNTRHLPFRKILENYREAKKSRRHLQANYPNTITG, from the exons GAAGACCTCCGCGTGGATGGCCGTGGCTGTGAGGACTACCGATGTGTTGAAGTGGAAACCGATGTGGTGTCCAACACCAGTGGGTCCGCCAGGGTCAAGCTG GGTCACACAGACATCTTGGTGGGCGTGAAAGCAGAAATGGGGACGCCGAAGCTGGAGAAACCAAATGAAGGCTACTTGGAGTTCTTTGTTGACTG TTCAGCCAATGCTACCCCTGAATTTGAAGGTAGAGGAGGTGATGACCTTGGCACCGAGATCGCTAACACCCTCTATCGGATATTTAACAATAAAAGCAGTGTCGACTTGAAGACCCTCTGCATTAGTCCTCGGGAGCACTGCTGGGTTCTCTATGTGGATGTGCTA CTGCTGGAATGTGGTGGAAATTTGTTTGATGCCATTTCCATTGCTGTAAAGGCTGCTCTCTTCAATACAAG acatctaccatttagaaaaatattagaaaactacAGAGAAGCCAAAAAGAGTAGACGCCACCTACAGGCCAACTATCCAAATACTATTACTGGGTGA